In Aminobacterium sp. MB27-C1, a single genomic region encodes these proteins:
- a CDS encoding TRAP transporter large permease: protein MMSVAIGALVVLVVLLTLGVSLPFCFGGSLMYMALIGGVNMKGMMLWGLGQITNPVLLCVPLFILAGTLMSESGIAKYLLDFVNVFVGRKRGGLGVVASVSCAIIGAISGSGFTGVAAVGPILIPRMEQEGYPRGYATALVTNSSILGLLIPPSVVMIVYGWVTETSILACFLATIGPGLLVTFLFSFINVIWAKKFDLKIEPKLSTQEKLKQIKSRTWMALPALMMPFIILGGIYGGIMTPTEAAGVAVVYSIPVGFFIYKGLNKNNFFKIAWNSATAVGAIMIMIFFCLMLSQTFVMMRVPQALVELLFGVTQNKVILLILINILLFFVGMIVNDITGIILVAPLLLPLAQSIGINPIQFAAIMGVNLAMGGVTPPYASILYLGMRIGNVEFMDIIKPAMVLLLLGYVPVVFLTSFWPDLSMFLPTLLGFVH, encoded by the coding sequence ATGATGAGTGTAGCAATTGGAGCGCTGGTAGTTCTTGTCGTTTTATTGACATTAGGTGTCTCTCTTCCTTTCTGTTTTGGTGGAAGTCTTATGTACATGGCACTAATAGGCGGAGTGAATATGAAGGGCATGATGTTGTGGGGATTGGGGCAAATAACGAACCCGGTATTACTCTGTGTGCCTTTATTTATATTAGCAGGAACGCTTATGAGTGAGAGTGGAATAGCTAAATATCTGCTTGATTTTGTAAATGTCTTTGTCGGGAGAAAACGTGGTGGGCTTGGTGTTGTAGCTTCTGTGAGCTGTGCGATTATAGGTGCTATATCTGGAAGTGGATTTACCGGAGTTGCCGCAGTTGGCCCGATCCTTATTCCGAGAATGGAGCAGGAAGGATATCCTCGGGGATATGCTACAGCTCTCGTTACAAATTCATCCATTCTTGGTCTTCTTATCCCTCCAAGTGTTGTCATGATTGTGTATGGATGGGTTACAGAAACGTCTATTCTTGCTTGTTTCCTTGCTACGATAGGACCAGGCCTGCTCGTAACCTTTCTTTTCTCTTTTATCAATGTCATTTGGGCGAAAAAGTTTGACCTTAAAATTGAACCCAAACTTTCTACTCAGGAGAAACTTAAACAGATTAAAAGTCGCACGTGGATGGCTTTGCCAGCTCTCATGATGCCTTTCATTATATTGGGTGGAATTTATGGCGGAATAATGACTCCTACAGAAGCAGCTGGAGTTGCTGTTGTTTACTCTATCCCAGTAGGTTTTTTCATCTATAAAGGACTTAATAAAAATAATTTCTTCAAGATTGCGTGGAATTCTGCGACGGCCGTTGGTGCCATTATGATAATGATTTTCTTCTGCCTCATGTTGAGCCAGACCTTTGTCATGATGCGAGTTCCTCAGGCCCTTGTAGAACTTCTCTTTGGTGTTACACAGAACAAAGTTATTCTTCTCATACTCATAAATATTCTCCTTTTCTTTGTAGGAATGATCGTAAACGATATAACAGGGATTATTTTGGTTGCACCACTTCTTCTGCCTTTGGCACAGAGCATTGGGATCAACCCCATACAATTTGCTGCCATCATGGGAGTAAACCTTGCTATGGGTGGCGTTACCCCTCCTTATGCGAGCATCCTGTATTTGGGAATGAGAATAGGTAATGTTGAGTTCATGGATATTATAAAACCAGCGATGGTGTTGTTACTTTTAGGGTATGTTCCAGTCGTTTTCCTTACATCGTTTTGGCCTGATCTATCAATGTTTCTTCCTACGCTATTAGGATTCGTTCATTAG
- a CDS encoding TRAP transporter small permease, with translation MLGSNNGSGLLGKLESIQHLLLFILMMIVTALVFAQVLLRYVFKAPLMGIEEILLFPTVWLYFIGAINASSERTQIVARVLEVFVKKEKTIFFIRMLASVLSFVIILWLNYWAYDFLKYSLRMQKVSATLYIPLIYSEAAVFIGMIVMTFYTAIEIFHNFNIFKNGGGQDLLEAEVEGGEI, from the coding sequence TTGTTAGGAAGCAATAACGGCTCAGGCTTACTCGGAAAATTAGAGTCAATTCAGCATCTCTTACTATTTATCTTGATGATGATTGTAACGGCTCTGGTTTTTGCGCAGGTACTTTTGCGATACGTTTTTAAGGCTCCTCTCATGGGAATAGAGGAAATACTTCTTTTCCCCACAGTCTGGCTCTATTTTATTGGCGCGATCAACGCTTCAAGTGAGAGAACACAGATTGTAGCTAGAGTTCTTGAAGTCTTTGTTAAAAAAGAAAAGACGATCTTCTTCATCAGAATGTTGGCATCAGTATTATCTTTTGTCATTATTTTGTGGCTCAACTATTGGGCATACGATTTCCTCAAATATTCTCTCAGAATGCAGAAGGTAAGCGCTACGTTGTATATCCCCCTGATCTATTCGGAAGCTGCTGTTTTCATTGGAATGATCGTCATGACGTTCTATACGGCTATCGAAATTTTCCATAACTTTAATATCTTTAAAAATGGCGGCGGCCAGGATCTTCTTGAAGCTGAAGTAGAGGGAGGAGAAATTTAA